A region from the Paenibacillus humicola genome encodes:
- a CDS encoding Ldh family oxidoreductase, protein MNTEPKEFVRTKPDKLKQLVLRLAQQAGMPEEKADLLAGLLVKNDLRGNFSHGSIQIVRYAQIMRDGLINPNPAVSITSDHGSTIVVDGDGGLGYFPASSAAEILVERCRTHGIAAAVTRNHGHIGAAGIYSRFLAENGLIGYVTSGHQLTLKPEDSIMQAAGGSPMSFAVPAGEAVPMVLDFGAMHDLYPDSPHVPELFNLAPGLVFRSMGIGYMCQALGGFLAGVPVEEERAVRRYSGSNQGSLIIALDINRFIPADAFKSEMDVYMRVTSQMKPMPGYEKATLPGVLELQRMQAWSAEGIPLSLHNRQLLLDTAAEFGVEPLI, encoded by the coding sequence ATGAACACAGAACCGAAAGAGTTTGTCCGAACGAAGCCGGACAAGCTGAAGCAGCTCGTCCTGCGCCTGGCGCAGCAAGCCGGGATGCCGGAAGAAAAAGCGGACTTGCTTGCGGGGCTTTTAGTTAAAAACGACCTTCGCGGAAATTTCAGTCACGGCTCGATCCAGATCGTCCGCTATGCGCAAATCATGCGTGACGGCCTGATTAATCCGAATCCCGCGGTGAGTATAACGAGTGATCATGGAAGCACAATCGTCGTCGACGGCGACGGGGGACTCGGCTATTTCCCCGCTTCTTCGGCTGCGGAGATCCTGGTCGAGCGCTGCCGCACGCACGGCATTGCAGCGGCGGTCACCAGGAACCACGGCCACATCGGAGCGGCGGGCATTTATTCCCGTTTTCTGGCGGAGAACGGTCTGATCGGGTATGTCACGTCCGGTCACCAGCTGACCCTGAAACCGGAGGATTCCATCATGCAGGCGGCGGGCGGTTCGCCCATGTCCTTTGCCGTTCCGGCTGGAGAAGCCGTACCGATGGTCCTCGATTTCGGCGCCATGCACGATTTGTACCCGGATTCCCCGCACGTGCCGGAGCTGTTCAACCTGGCGCCGGGGCTGGTGTTCCGCAGCATGGGGATCGGTTATATGTGCCAGGCGCTCGGGGGCTTCCTCGCAGGCGTCCCGGTGGAAGAAGAACGAGCGGTACGTCGTTATTCCGGCTCCAATCAGGGATCGCTGATCATCGCGCTGGACATCAACCGCTTCATCCCGGCGGACGCGTTCAAAAGCGAAATGGATGTCTACATGCGGGTAACCAGCCAAATGAAGCCCATGCCGGGGTACGAAAAAGCGACGCTGCCCGGCGTCCTCGAGCTGCAGCGCATGCAAGCCTGGAGCGCCGAGGGCATTCCGCTCAGCCTGCACAACCGCCAGCTGCTGCTGGATACGGCAGCCGAATTCGGGGTCGAGCCGTTAATTTGA